In Rubrivirga marina, the following are encoded in one genomic region:
- a CDS encoding serine hydrolase domain-containing protein produces the protein MLRIPSAIVAALLLVASARAQPRAPDLPRVVDEAAVARLDATLAGFVERGDVVGVSALVLERGEEAYVGAYGHADREADVPMTRNAIVQVYSMTKPVTGVALMTLWEAGAFDLDDPLADYAPEFADVVVYAGVDADGQPILEAPRRPVTIRDLTRHTAGIGADGGHEALAAMLREADPMNRENTLETMARQFASVPLGFHPGEQWAYGPSVDLQAFLVERISGQPYAEYVREHVLAPLGMSETRYVVPEADRDRMAAVYRRGDDGALSPIDGIDVFNTQAWPLTPGGWGLTSTLDDYSRFAQMLLNGGVLDGVRILQPETVRLMATSHLDDAVTQRMWLPSKGQVGFGIDFAVRVRPPASADENPGTVGEFFWDGAASTLFWVDPVNELTAVLFVQLMPFDGVGLHHGVREAVYGAFRARGS, from the coding sequence ATGCTCCGCATCCCGTCGGCGATCGTCGCTGCGCTCCTCCTCGTCGCCTCCGCCCGCGCGCAACCCAGGGCGCCCGACCTCCCGCGCGTGGTCGACGAGGCCGCGGTGGCCCGCCTCGACGCCACGCTGGCCGGGTTCGTCGAGCGGGGCGACGTGGTGGGCGTCTCGGCCCTCGTCCTAGAGCGGGGAGAGGAGGCCTATGTCGGCGCCTACGGCCACGCCGACCGCGAGGCGGACGTGCCGATGACCCGCAACGCCATCGTCCAGGTCTACTCGATGACGAAGCCCGTCACCGGCGTCGCGCTGATGACGCTGTGGGAGGCCGGCGCCTTCGACCTCGACGACCCGCTCGCCGACTACGCCCCGGAGTTCGCCGACGTCGTGGTCTACGCGGGCGTGGACGCCGACGGCCAGCCGATCCTCGAGGCGCCGCGCCGGCCGGTCACCATCCGCGACCTCACGCGGCACACGGCTGGCATCGGCGCCGACGGCGGGCACGAGGCCCTGGCGGCGATGCTCCGCGAGGCCGACCCGATGAACCGCGAGAACACGCTCGAGACCATGGCCCGCCAGTTCGCGAGCGTCCCGCTCGGGTTCCACCCCGGCGAGCAGTGGGCTTACGGGCCGTCGGTCGACCTCCAGGCGTTTCTGGTCGAGCGGATCTCCGGGCAGCCGTACGCCGAGTACGTCCGCGAGCACGTGCTGGCCCCGCTCGGGATGAGCGAGACCCGCTACGTCGTCCCCGAGGCCGACCGGGACCGGATGGCCGCCGTCTATCGCCGCGGCGACGACGGCGCGCTCTCGCCCATCGACGGCATCGACGTGTTCAACACACAGGCGTGGCCGTTGACGCCCGGCGGCTGGGGGCTCACGTCGACCCTCGACGACTACTCGCGCTTCGCGCAGATGCTGCTGAACGGCGGCGTGCTCGACGGCGTCCGGATCCTCCAGCCCGAGACCGTCCGTCTTATGGCGACGAGCCACCTGGACGACGCCGTGACCCAGCGCATGTGGCTGCCCAGCAAGGGACAGGTCGGGTTCGGGATCGATTTTGCGGTTCGTGTCCGGCCCCCGGCCTCCGCCGACGAGAATCCGGGGACGGTCGGCGAGTTCTTCTGGGACGGCGCGGCGAGCACGCTGTTCTGGGTGGACCCGGTGAACGAGCTCACGGCGGTCCTCTTCGTCCAGCTCATGCCGTTCGACGGCGTCGGGCTCCACCACGGGGTCCGCGAGGCCGTGTACGGGGCGTTCCGTGCGCGTGGAAGCTGA
- a CDS encoding GIY-YIG nuclease family protein, producing the protein MLTNRSGTLYVGVTNNLERRLAEHVASGDERFTGRYALDRLIYVESYPEARDGIAREKQLKGWRRSKKVALVNAANPSWRDLRGRAELP; encoded by the coding sequence ATGCTCACCAACCGCTCGGGGACGCTGTACGTTGGAGTGACGAACAATCTGGAGCGGCGGCTGGCGGAGCACGTGGCCAGCGGGGACGAGCGGTTCACGGGGCGCTATGCGCTCGACCGGCTCATCTACGTCGAGTCGTACCCGGAGGCGCGCGATGGCATCGCGCGGGAGAAGCAGCTGAAGGGCTGGCGGCGGAGCAAGAAGGTGGCGCTCGTCAACGCCGCGAACCCGTCGTGGCGGGACCTGCGGGGGAGAGCGGAGCTGCCCTGA